DNA sequence from the Thermococcus gammatolerans EJ3 genome:
GCCAGTTGACGATAGGCGGAACCAATGATGTCCGGAAGATCATTCTCATGTACCTTCCAAGGAGTATAATCCTCTTCACGACAGCTTCAATAATAACGATGATACTGGGAATTTTCCTCGGCGTCCGTGCCGCCAACAACCCGGGGAGCCTCTTTGACAGGAGTCTGTCTATCTTCGCCCTCGTTACATACAGTCTCCCCCTCTGGTGGACTGGGATGATGTTCATCCTGATCTTTGCGTACAAGCTGGGGTGGTTCCCGCTGAGCTCCAACTTCATGCCAACGGACACGATCTGGGACAAAATCCACAAGCTGGCCCTTCCAATTCTCACGTACGTTTTTGTCGCCTTTGGTGGCTGGGCGTGGACAACGAGAAACATCATGATCGGTACACTCCAGGAGGACTTCATTATGGCGGCCAGGGCAAAGGGCCTTCCAGAGAGGAAGGTCATCTACGGCCACGCCCTCCGTGCCGCGGCGCCCCCGATAGTCACTATGGTTATCTTCTCACTCCTCGGATCCCTCGGTGGTGCCATCATCAGTGAGCAGGTCTTCCAGTATCCAGGGATGGGGATGCTGTACTGGCAGGCACTCAACCAGAGTGAAGTCAACATAGTTATTGGACTGACCTACTTCTCGGTCGTGCTCTACCTTGCCGGTGTCGTGCTCGCTGACATGATCTACGGATTCCTCGACCCGCGTGTTAAGGTTGGTGCATCCGCTAAGATGTGAGGTGGTATAAAATGAGGTGGGTTGATTTCAAAGAAAGCCTTCAGGATTTCGTCAACGAGTTCAAGCGTGAGAAGACCGGAATGCTCGGTCTTGCCCTTCTTATCCTCCTAATTATTGTGGCCGCCGCCGCTCCACTGATAACGATGCCCAACTTCCCTGAGAAATGGAAGGATCCCCAGTACTGGGAGGAGTATCCCCAGACAGTTCCCCCAACGTGGTACAACAAGTTCACTTCCCACGACCTTATGGGTCAGGTTGTCTACACTTCAAAGGATCTTCAGATTACCAGAAATGGGAGAACAGTGGAGATAAAGGCTACCTACACCCTTCCTGAGGGCTACTACGATGGTCCTAAGGGCATAATCATTAAGGGATTCCAGCTCCAAAAATCGGGGGGCACTCCGTTCAAACCCAAGATGAACATATACCTCGACAGACCGGACGGGAAATCAGTGCAGCTGGTCAACAACAAAGAGGTCAGCTCTGGCATAACAGTGGCCATTGGAAGGGACAGTGAGATAGCCAAGAACGTTTACATGTGGCTGTACGAAACCACGACCGGGAAGACCATATCACCCGATGAGGTTCCCCTGAGCGTTATTCTGATACAGGACATGGTCAGACCACTCTTTGCCGTTGTCGATCCCAGCGCCTACAAGACCAGCGGAAACGAGAGCGTAGTTGAAGAGATCATTATGAACCCCAAACCCCTTCACGGCACTTACACGCTCAGGATCACTATCAGGGATTACCCCCAGGCTAAGGTTGACGTAAGCAACATAACGGTTACGTTCCTCGGCCGCGTCTACGGGAACATGGGTACGGACTACCTCGGAAGGGATCTCTGGGGAGCTATCGTCTGGGGCAGCAGGATATCCCTGGTCATCGGTATAACAGTTTCCCTCCTGAGCACCATAATAGGGCTCGTTTATGGTGTCACGAGCGCTTATCTCGGCGGCAACGCTGATGAGATCCTCATGCGTATAAACGAGCTCTTCAGCAGCATACCGTCCCTGCCTATCCTCATCCTCATAGGAGCAACGCTGGGTCACATAAGGCTCTCCCTCATAGTGGTGCTACTTGTGGTCTTTGGATGGATGGGAGTGGCTAGGATTTCGCGCAGTATGGCACTGCAGATCAAGGAGCAGACGTACATTGAGGCTGCCAAAGCTCTCGGCGCCGGGACGGGGAGGATAGTCTTCAAGCACATCCTCCCGCAGCTCTTGCCCTACGCCTTCGCGGTTATAGCCCTGGGTGTGCCCGTAGCGGTCATCAGTGAGGCATCCCTGAGCTTCCTCGGCCTCGGCGATCCAACTCAGGTTACCTGGGGACAGATACTTCACGATGCCCAGATGAAGTTCGCGGCGACGAAGGGCTACTGGTGGTGGGTTCTTCCTCCTGGGCTTGGAATAGCCCTAGTTGGCCTGACCTTCGTCCTGATCGGTACGGCGCTTGATAGGATACTCAACCCGAGGCTTAGGAGGCTGTGAGGTGATTTAAATGGCAAAGAACATCCTCGAGGTTAGAAACCTGAAGATGTATTACTTCACGAACAGGGGTATGGTCCGTGCCGTCGACGACATAAGCTTTGACCTCAAAAAAGGAGAAGTCCTGGGACTTGCCGGTGAGAGCGGTTGCGGCAAGTCCTCCCTTGGTTTTACCCTCATGGGAATGCCAACCCCTCCGGGGAAGATAGTCGACGGAAGCATCAAGATTGACGGCAGGGAAATCGTTGGTCTTCCGGAAGATGTCCTCAGGAAGGAGATCCGCTGGCAGAAGATTTCGATGATATTCCAGGGAGCCATGAACGCCCTTAACCCAGTTTACACCGTTGGGTACCAGATGATAGAGCCTTTAGTCCTCCACAAGGGTATGAGCAAGGACGAGGCCCTGGACAGGGCTCAGAAATACCTTGAGCTCGTAGGTCTCGACCCCGAGATCGTCTACCGCTACCCACACGAGCTGAGCGGTGGTATGAAGCAGCGTGTCATTATAGCTTCCGCCCTCCTGCTTGAGCCCGACGTTGTCATTGCGGACGAGCCAACAACGGCTCTGGACGTCGTTGTTCAGGCCCAGATCATAAACCTGATGAAGAAGCTGAAGAAGGATCTTGGCCTCTCAATGATATTCATCACCCACGACCTCAGCATCTTGGCTGAGATCAGTGACAAAGTTGCCATCATGTATGCGGGGAAGATCATTGAGATCGGCGACAGTGAGAAAATATACTACGAGCCCGCTCACCCGTACACACAGAAATTACTCGCTTCTATTCCAAGGCTCCATGAGGACGTTGAAAAGCTCGAGTTCATCCCGGGACAGCCGCCCAACCTCATTAACCCGCCGAAGGGCTGCCGCTTCCACCCGAGGTGCCCCTACGCGATGGACGTTTGTAAGGAGCAGGAGCCTGAACTGAAGGAGATTGATAAGGATCACTATGCCGCATGCTGGCTGCTGTGAGGTGTGAGAAATGGCCGAGCCGGTGCTTAAAGTTGAAAACCTTAAGAAATACTTCCCGATTAAGAGGAGTTTCATCGATACCCTCAAGGGTGCTCCCCAGAGGTACGTCAAGGCCGTTGATGGCATAAGCTTTGAGATAGGGAAGCAGCAGGTCTTTGCCCTCGTCGGTGAAAGCGGCTGTGGTAAATCAACGACAGGAAAGCTCATAGTTAAGTTACTTGAGCCAACCGACGGGAGAATATACCTTGAGGGGCAGGACGTTACAGACATAGTCACAAAGGAGGAGGTACTGGCTTACAGGCGTAAGGTTCAGATAATATTCCAGGATCCCTTCAGCTCTATGAACCCCCGTTTCAGGATCTTTGATATTCTCGAGGAGCCGCTTCTCATCCACGGTATCGGTGAAACAAGGGCGGAGCGTGAGGAGCTGATCTACAAGGCCCTTGAGATGGTTAAGATAACCCCGCCGGAGGACTACGTTGGCAGGTTCCCGCACATGCTATCCGGTGGTCAGAGACAGCGCGTTGCTATAGCCAGGGCCCTCATTCTCAACCCGACCTTCATCGTCGCCGACGAGCCGGTCTCGATGCTCGACGTTTCAATCCGCGCCGAGATCCTTGAGCTGATGAAGGAACTCAAAGAAAAGATGGGCGTCACCTATCTCTACATCACCCACGACATGTCCACTGCAAGGTACTTCGCCGACTGGATGGCAGTCATGTACCTCGGAAGGATTGTGGAGATGGGTCCAGCAAAGCGCGTTATTGACAACCCGCTTCACCCGTATACAAGAGCCCTGCTTGCTGCAGTTCCGGAACCAAAGCCAGAGAGGAGAAAGGTCATCAAGGAACTTCCCATCAAGGGTGAGGTTCCAAGCGCCGCCAACGTTCCACCCGGATGCCGCTTCCACCCGAGGTGTATCTACGCCCAGAAGGGTCTGTGTGACGTTGAGCAGCCAAAGCTCATCGAGTACGAACACAACCACTGGGCCGAGTGCCATCTTGTGGGCAAGTTCTGACCCTTCTTCACTTTTTATCGGTGGTCAAAATGGTTCTCGAACCCCTGAGGCTAGCTTTTAGGTACCCTCACATCAAGGTGGGCTTTACCTTCCTCTTTCTAGCGCTTATTATAGCCCTTGCGGGGACCTATGGCGTTGATAAAAGCTACCACGAGAGCGGAACGCTTAAACCTGGACTGAACGTGCTGGGCAACAGCAATTTTGAACGGGACTATTACTACTACAACCGAACTCTCGTGCTTAAATCAAAGTACGGCGAGGTTAAGGTCAACAACATCACCTATCAGGTGTACGATACCCTTAACCTGACCCTGAACTCGCGGCCTCACGTTGAGCTTATTTCAGGGAACGTCAGTTATGATTACACTTCCCGGGCCGTTGACTACCCATTTGCACCTGCATCACTGATAGCCTTTGTGTTCTTCTTGACAGGACTGGTGCTCTCAGTG
Encoded proteins:
- a CDS encoding ABC transporter ATP-binding protein, yielding MAEPVLKVENLKKYFPIKRSFIDTLKGAPQRYVKAVDGISFEIGKQQVFALVGESGCGKSTTGKLIVKLLEPTDGRIYLEGQDVTDIVTKEEVLAYRRKVQIIFQDPFSSMNPRFRIFDILEEPLLIHGIGETRAEREELIYKALEMVKITPPEDYVGRFPHMLSGGQRQRVAIARALILNPTFIVADEPVSMLDVSIRAEILELMKELKEKMGVTYLYITHDMSTARYFADWMAVMYLGRIVEMGPAKRVIDNPLHPYTRALLAAVPEPKPERRKVIKELPIKGEVPSAANVPPGCRFHPRCIYAQKGLCDVEQPKLIEYEHNHWAECHLVGKF
- a CDS encoding ABC transporter ATP-binding protein, giving the protein MAKNILEVRNLKMYYFTNRGMVRAVDDISFDLKKGEVLGLAGESGCGKSSLGFTLMGMPTPPGKIVDGSIKIDGREIVGLPEDVLRKEIRWQKISMIFQGAMNALNPVYTVGYQMIEPLVLHKGMSKDEALDRAQKYLELVGLDPEIVYRYPHELSGGMKQRVIIASALLLEPDVVIADEPTTALDVVVQAQIINLMKKLKKDLGLSMIFITHDLSILAEISDKVAIMYAGKIIEIGDSEKIYYEPAHPYTQKLLASIPRLHEDVEKLEFIPGQPPNLINPPKGCRFHPRCPYAMDVCKEQEPELKEIDKDHYAACWLL
- a CDS encoding ABC transporter permease, with amino-acid sequence MRWVDFKESLQDFVNEFKREKTGMLGLALLILLIIVAAAAPLITMPNFPEKWKDPQYWEEYPQTVPPTWYNKFTSHDLMGQVVYTSKDLQITRNGRTVEIKATYTLPEGYYDGPKGIIIKGFQLQKSGGTPFKPKMNIYLDRPDGKSVQLVNNKEVSSGITVAIGRDSEIAKNVYMWLYETTTGKTISPDEVPLSVILIQDMVRPLFAVVDPSAYKTSGNESVVEEIIMNPKPLHGTYTLRITIRDYPQAKVDVSNITVTFLGRVYGNMGTDYLGRDLWGAIVWGSRISLVIGITVSLLSTIIGLVYGVTSAYLGGNADEILMRINELFSSIPSLPILILIGATLGHIRLSLIVVLLVVFGWMGVARISRSMALQIKEQTYIEAAKALGAGTGRIVFKHILPQLLPYAFAVIALGVPVAVISEASLSFLGLGDPTQVTWGQILHDAQMKFAATKGYWWWVLPPGLGIALVGLTFVLIGTALDRILNPRLRRL
- a CDS encoding ABC transporter permease, giving the protein MGYGKYLVFRIINALIVLIIATFIMSALFVKVTIDQNEANMREALRAWDQTTGKQIRQTLGDEVYKEKRKEYEKKLREQYNLDKGYWGQVLEKTWRSLKWDFGKSQLTIGGTNDVRKIILMYLPRSIILFTTASIITMILGIFLGVRAANNPGSLFDRSLSIFALVTYSLPLWWTGMMFILIFAYKLGWFPLSSNFMPTDTIWDKIHKLALPILTYVFVAFGGWAWTTRNIMIGTLQEDFIMAARAKGLPERKVIYGHALRAAAPPIVTMVIFSLLGSLGGAIISEQVFQYPGMGMLYWQALNQSEVNIVIGLTYFSVVLYLAGVVLADMIYGFLDPRVKVGASAKM